The Thermoanaerobaculia bacterium genome segment GCTGTGGCGACACCGACAAGGTATCCGTAGAGATTCACGAGAGTCTCCTGGCCGGGAACGCCTCCCAGGCGGCGCACAATCGCGAGCACTTCGCTGCCCGCGGCATGCTGGCGCTCAACCTGATGGGCTCGCCGGGCTCCGGCAAGACGGCGCTCCTCGAAGCGACCGCGCGGGCGCTGGCCGCGGCACCAGGGGGCGGCTCGTCACACCACCTTGCGGCGCTCTCGGGCGACCTCGCGACCGACCACGACGGCGCCCGCCTGCGCGCGGCTGGCATTCCCGCCGCCACCATCACCACCGGCTCGGCCTGCCATCTCGACGCCAAACTCGTCCATCAGGCCCTTCACCACCTCGACCTCGGCGACGCCGACACGCTGGTGATCGAGAACGTCGGCAACCTCGTCTGCCCGGCGATCTACGACCTGGGGGAGGCGGCGGCGGTCGTGGCGCTGTCGGTGACCGAGGGCGAGGACAAGCCGCTCAAGTACCCGACGATGTTCCACGGCGCCGATCTGGTGCTGCTGACCAAGGTCGACCTCCTGCCGCATCTGCTCGGCTTTCGCATGGACGTGCTCGAAGACGCCCTCGCCCGGACGATGCCGCGGCTCAAGGTGATCCGGGTTTCGGCGCTCACCGGCGAAGGCTTGCCGGAGTGGATCGCCTGGCTCGAAACGCAACGCGCGCAGCTGGTGGCGGGTGCCCACGCCCACCACGCCGGGCCGCACGCCCACACGCACGCCCACTGAGCACCGCCTTCGCGCTCCGCAGGCGCGCGCGACGCGTTACCGGTGTGTTAGCCTCGCGGCGGAAAATCTGCACCGGAAAAGAGACGATTGGCGGCTGAAACCCTC includes the following:
- the hypB gene encoding hydrogenase nickel incorporation protein HypB yields the protein MCDDCGCGDTDKVSVEIHESLLAGNASQAAHNREHFAARGMLALNLMGSPGSGKTALLEATARALAAAPGGGSSHHLAALSGDLATDHDGARLRAAGIPAATITTGSACHLDAKLVHQALHHLDLGDADTLVIENVGNLVCPAIYDLGEAAAVVALSVTEGEDKPLKYPTMFHGADLVLLTKVDLLPHLLGFRMDVLEDALARTMPRLKVIRVSALTGEGLPEWIAWLETQRAQLVAGAHAHHAGPHAHTHAH